Within Streptomyces sp. NBC_00704, the genomic segment GACCGTGCCCGTGCCGCATCGAAACGGCGCTGCCTCGACTGCGACGGTAGCGGCAAGGAGTGAGCACGGATGGCCTACATGATCGACCGCTATCCCTCTGAGGACTCACCGCGACTCGGGGCGATGACCTTGTACCCCGTAGCGGAGTCCGCGGCCCTGTCCCGGCGCTGGTTCCGCAAGTTCATCGCCCCGTACAACCCGGCCTGCTCGGTCGACGACTGCGTGCTGATGATCTCGGAACTGGTCACCAACGCCATCCGCTACGGCGAGTCGGACGAGGTCTGGCGAGTGCGAGTGGAGTGGTTCCGGGAAGGTGCCTCGCTCAAGGTCGATGTGCACAACGCCGGCTTCCCGGCGAGGGTCCGGCTACGGCGACCGGACGCGGCCGACGCGCACGGACGCGGTCTGCTCCTCGTCGATTCCATCGCCGACTCCTGGCACTGCGGGCCCAGTCGATTCGGCGGAACGGTCGTCTCCTTCGTGATGGCCGATGCCTGGCCTTCCTGAGGCGGGAGCGGGCACCCGGTACTGTGCCATCGGATTTCTCGCTAGTCTGGTTGACCAGTTGACTTGGCCAATCCCGACGGGCGGCGTTCATGGCGTATGAAGTGGAGGCACCCAAGTACGTACGCCTCGCCCAGACGATCCAGGGCCGCATCGAGGACGGCACGTACCCTCCGGGCTCGAAGGTGCCCAGTGAGAATCAGCTGGTGCAGGCCTTCGGCATGTCCCGGCCGACCGTCGTGCGCGCCCTTGAGTTGCTGAAGCGGGACGGCTGGCTGGAGTCCCGGCAGGGATACGGGACGATCGTGCGCGGTCGGCCGGCCGTCGTCGAGCAGAAGGACCGCCGCGGGCGCGAAGCGCTGGAGCGCGACGAGTCGCAGAGTCCTGGACGTCTGGTTGTAGTCGACCAAGTGCCGATTCCGGCGCGTGTCGCCTCTCTGCTCGGGTTGCCGCATCGCGCCAAAATCCTGATGCGCCGGTTCCTGGTCGAAGAGGACGGGGAGGCGGTCGAACTCGTCTCCTCGTACTTCCCCGCCGGCCTCGTCGAAGGCACCGAGCTGGAGAGCTCCGAACCGCTCGCTGTCGGCGTTCGGGAACATCTTGAGGGCCGAAAGAAGGTCCGATTCGATCACGTGACGGAACGGGTCTCGGCTCGGATGCCTGACGCGGGTGAAGCCGAGCTCCTCGGCTTGCCTGGTGGCGTGCCCGTTCTCAGTGTCCTGGTCGTCGCGCGCGATGCTGCCGGCCAGGCGCTTCAGGTGTCCGACGTGGTGCTTCCCGCCGACAGCCAGGAGCTCGAAGACACGTATCGCTTGAACTGAGCCTGTTTTCTGCACCAGTTGTTCGCTGATCCCACTTGACAAGTCAACTTGGCAACTCTAACTTCGAACTTGCTAAGTCAACCTGTCAGGTGATGGGTTGATCCATCTCAGAAGGAGAACTCTCTGTGCGTGTGATCCGCGTTGACGCCTCTACCGCCACGATCCTGCTCACCGAAGCGCCGGCGCCGAAGGTGCGCGACCGGCAGACCGGTGAGATCGCCAAGGACGCCGTGAGCGGTGAGGCGCTGATGACCGTCGGCGTCGTCTTCATCGACGAGGGGGACTCGTCGCTCATACAGGTCACCGTTCCCGAAAGCGGTGTGACGGAGGGCCTGACGGTCGGCGCTCCCGTGTCCCTGCCGGGGCTCATCGCCCGGCCGTGGGAGAGCGTGTTCAACGGCCAGCAGCGGCACGGCATCGCCTTCCGCGCCACCGCGATCGCGCCGGGTGCCTTCCCGGTGCCGGTCGCTCAGGCGGGCTGATCGTCGTGACGGACCTGATCACGTTGGCCGAGTTGGGCGCACCGCTCGCTGCGATAGGGGGCGCGGCCTACGTCCGGCACACCAACCCGGCGGCGTACTGGTCCACGGTCGGGCTGCCGGTCTCGGTGGCCCGGCTGCTGGCCTCGTACTCCTCGACCATGGACGCTTGCGGTCTGACCGTCGAGCCGTCCCGGTTGCGGGTGCTGGCCATCAAAGCGACCAGTCGACGGGAGATCCGGCCGGTCCCGCCTCGGCAGGGCATCATCCGGCCTACGACGACCGGCCTGCGCGTGCGGCTCCGCCTCGCGCCCGGCCAGGAACCGGCCGACGTCGCCGCCTCGGCGGAACGGCTCCGCCACGCCTGGGGCGTGCACGGCGTGTACGTCAGGGAGGTCAAGCCCGGTGTCGTCGAACTGCGCCTCATCGGCTTCGACGTCCTGCGCAAGGTGCGGATGCCGCGACGGACCGACAGTGGATTCCTCAGGGTGCCAGTTGCTCTGAGGGAGGACGCGACCGCGTTCTTACGGGACTACCGCGCCGTCCCGCATGGACTCGTCCTCGGCGCAACGCTGTCGGGCAAGTCCATGTACCTGCGGAACCTGATCACCGGGCTCGCCCGACAGCCCGTCGCCCTGGTCGGCATCGACTGCAAGCGGGGCGTCGAGCTGGCCCCGTTCGCCTCCCGCTTCACCGCGCTGGCCACCGAACCGGATGAGGCGGCCGCGCTGCTGCCCGTCCTGGTCAAGGAAATGGAGGACCGATACGACGTCATCAAGGCCCGACAGGGCATCGCTCCTGGCACCCGCGACGAGGAGATCACCTCGGACATCTGGGGCCTGCCCGAGAGCGAACGGCCCACGCCCATCGTGCTGTTCGTCGACGAGGTGGCCGAACTCTTCCTCGTCGCATCCCGCAAGGACGAGGAACGCCGGGATGAGATGGTCACCCATCTCATCCGCCTCGCTCAACTCGGCCGCGCGGCCGGCATCTACCTGGAAGTCTGCGGGCAGCGCTTCGGCGCCGAGCTGGGCAAGGGCGCGACCATGCTGCGGGCCCAGCTCACCGGCCGGGTCTGTCACCGGGTCAACGACGAAGCGTCGGCCAAGATGGCTTTGGGGGACATCGCCCCTGAAGCGGTCGACGCCTCCTGCGCCATCGCCGCCGAGCTGCCGGGCCTGGCCGTGGCCGGTGACACCTCAGGCGGCTGGTCCCGCATCCGCACCCCCTACTTGTCCCTTGCCGCTGCTGCGGCCACCTGCCGCGAAACGGCCCACCTCGCCTCGGACATTCCGGCGCTCGCGCCTTTCCGGCCGCACGTCCCGCCTGTCGCCCTCGACCGCCCCGAACCGGTTCCCGCCGCGCGCCTCGCGTCCGACACACCGGGGGACTGATCGATGCGCACCCCCGGCATCCGCATCGACCCCATCCTGATCCAAGCGGCCATCGCTGCCGCGCTCTCCTTCGCCCACCTGCACGACCTCGCTGCGGCGGCCGGGCAGGACGGTTGGAAAGCCTGGGCCTACCCGATCAGCGTCGACCTGCTCCTCGTTGCGGCCTGGCGGCGGCTGCGCTCCGGTACGGCGAAAGCCGCCGGCTGGTGCTGGTTCGTCGTCGCTCTGGCCGCGTCGCTGGGCGCGAACGTCGCTACCGCCGGCCTGCTCGACCTCGGCGACGTCCCGGCCTGGCTGCGCATCCTCGTCGCCGGCTGGCCCGCGGTCGCCTTCCTCGGTGGAACCCTCCTCGCGCATGGCACCCCGGAACGCGACGAGACGCCGGTATCGGAGCAGGACGAGACACCCGCGCCGCGCGTCACGCCAACTGCCCCCGAACTTCCCGCCGCTGACCCACAACCGGCCACACCGCCCGCCGCTGCTCCCGTCCCGCCCGCCCTCGTCGCCCTCGCCCGCAAGGTCGCCGACGACCACCGGACCCGGACCGGAACGGACATCGACACCCCAACCCTTCGCACCCGCCTCGGCGTCCCGCTCCCGCTCGCCGAAGCCATCGCCGCACAACTCACCTGACTCCGGAGGACTTTCCACCTTGCGCCCGTCCACGCTTCGCGCGCTCAACCGCGCCGCTGAGCTGACCCGTCAGAACCGCCTCACCGAAGCAATGCTCATCGCCGAACCCGTGATCCTCACCGCCGACGAGTACGAGGGCGCGGAGATCCGGCGCTGGCTGCTCGAACACGTCGCCGACTTCACCGGCGAGAACCACGACGAACCGAAGGAGCTGCCCTGATGCCCGCCAACCGCCGCTTCCGCCGAGTCGTCCGCATCGGCCCCGTTCAGGTCGGCACCGCCTACGACGGCCGCGGCCGCGAGAAGCACACCGCCGTCTGCACCGCCCCGCGCTGCGGCTTCTCCAACGACTACGACACCCGCGCCGCCGCCGAGCTCGCCGCCCGCACTCACCGCTGCCGCGTCCGCTGAGGAGACCCCGTGACCGTCTCGCTCCCGCTCGTCTTCGTCCTGGGCGTCATCGCCTGGGCCGCGATCAAGTTCCTCGGCGTGCGCATGTGGGTCGCCGTCGTGATCGCCCTGTTCGGCTTCTGGCTCTCCCACACCTTCCTCGCCCCCGCCATCGAGTCCGGCACCCGTTCCGGGGTCGGCGTCGTCAACGGCGACAACCGCTGAAAGGAGCTCCGCCATGTTCCGCCCCAAGCTGCCCGACGTCCCCACTCCGCCGCCGACCCTCATCCCGCAGCAACACCACCAGCACAACCCGGCTCCGACCGCCGCCGGCCGCTCGCTCAGCCCCTACGCGGGCCCGGTCGCCGCCGTCCTCGTCGGCGGAGTCGTCCTCACCGCGCTCCTGGCGGCCGTCGCCATCACGGCCATCTCCGTGGCCATCGCCGCCGTGGTCCTGCGCTCGCTCCTCAACAACGCCAACAGGCGCTGACCGGCCGCCGGGGCGGCAAACGCCGCCAAGCATCCCGCCGCCCCGGGGCCGTCCCTCCCAACCGCAGAAACAGCCGAAAGGAACCACCATCATCACCCGGCAGACTCCGCCCCCGCTGGCGGAACTCTCCATGCTGGCCTCCCTCGGCACCATGCCCGAGCTGGCCCGCCAACTCTCCGGCCTCGGCGGCTGCACCCATCCCGTCCGCCTCGACGGCCACCGCACCGAATACGCCGTCGACACGGCAACCGGCGAAATCGGCCGCGCCCTGCACCACCTCGACTCGACCGCCCTCCCCGCCGGCCAACTCCTCATCCGCTGCAACAACCGCCGCGCGACCCGCTGCCCGGCCTGCGCCGAGACCTACCGCCGCGACACCTACCACCTGATCACCGCCGGACTACGCGGAGGCAAAGGCACCTCGGACCAGGTCGCCACTCACCCACGCGTCTTCGCCACCTTCACCGCCCCCGGCTTCGGCCCCGTCCACAACCGCCGCACCGACGGACGCCCCTGCCGCTGCGGCGCCCGCCATAACGAGAACGACAGCACGCTGGGCACACCCCTCGACCCGGACCGCTACGACTACGAAGCGGCCGTGCTCTGGAACGCCCATGCCGGGCACCTCTGGCGGCGCTTCTCCATCTACCTCCGCCGGGAGATCGCCAAGCGCGCCGGACTCACCCAACGCACCTTCCGCGACCACGCACGGGTCTCCTTCGCGAAGGTCGCCGAGTACCAGAAGCGCGGGGCCGTGCACTTCCACGCGGTCATCCGTATCGACGGCCCGGAAGGCGGCGACACGACACCGCCCACCTGGGCGACGGCAGAGCTCCTGACCGACGCCGTCCAGGCCGCGGCCACCGCCGCCCGCGTCGACGGCCCGACCATCGACGGACGCGCGCACACCTTCACCTTCGGCCGCCAATTAGACGTCCGCACGATTCGATCCGCCGACTTCGACGACGGCCAGGACCTCACCGAGCGAGCCGTCGCCTCGTACATCGCGAAGTACGCGACCAAGGGTGCCGAGACGGCGACCGGCACGCTCGACCGCCCGCTCAAGTTCCTCGCCGAGCTCGCTCAGGCACGCATCTCCGACCATGCCCGGCGCATGATCCGAGTCGCCTGGACCCTCGGCGCACGCCCCGAGCTCGCCGAGCTCCGCCTACGCGCCTGGGCGCACATGCTCGGCTTCCGCGGCCACTTCTCCACCAGGTCCCGCCGCTACTCCACCACCCTCGGCGCGCTCCGCACCGCCCGCGCCGACTGGCGACGCGCACAGGTCGCCGCGGTGGTCGAGACAGAACCGACGGAAACGACCCTCGTCCTCTCGCACTGGGTTTTCGCCGGAACCGGCCTCTCCCGCGCCGAAGCCTGGCTGTCCGCATCCCTCGAGCCCGCTCCCGGAACAGAAGGAGAACCCACCGAATGACCGACCGCTACCTGTCCGTCGACCAGGTCGCCGAGCTGTTCGGGACGACCGCCCGCTTCCCCCGGCGGCTGATCGAGGAACGGCGCATCCGCTACGTGAAGGTCGGCCGGCACGTCCGTATCCCGGAGAGCGCAGTCGAGGAGTTCATTCAGTCCCGCACCGTCGAGCCGATCCGGCTTCGCCGCACCGTCCTTCGGAGGGCTGCCTGATGGCCAACAGGAAGGGGAGGCGTCGCCGCTTCGGCGCGGTGCGTCAGTACCGGTCCGGCAAGTGGACGGCGTCGTATCTCGGGCCCGACGGTGAGCGCATCCGTGCGGGCGAGACCTTCGACACGAAGAAGGACGCGGAGATCTGGCTGTCCCAGGTCGAGGCGGACCTCAGCCGCGGTGACTGGAGGGCCCCCGACGCCGGGTCGGTCAACTTCCGCGTCTACGCGGAGAAGTGGGTCGAGGAACGGGAGCTGGCCGTTCGGACCGAGGACCTGTACCGGCACCTTCTGCGCCTGCACATCCTGCCGACCTTCGGCACGCTCGACCTGGACGAGATCACGGCTCCCCGCATCCGAGAGTGGCGGGCCGAGCGGCTCCGGACCACCAAGGCCAAGACCACCGTCGCCAAGGCTTATCGCCTCCTCAAGGGCATCCTTGAGACTGCTGTCGACGACGACCTGATCAGCCGCAACCCCTGCCGTATCAAGGGTGCGGGCAAGGAGTCGGCTGCTGAACGTCGTATCGCCACCGTCGCCCAGGTGGACGCTCTCGCCGACGCGATCGGTATCCGCTGGCGGCTCATGGTCTACCTCGGCGCGTACGGTCCGATGCGTCCGGAGGAGCTGGCCGGCCTCCGTCGGCGGGATGTCGACCTCGACCACATGGTGATCCGTGTCCGCGTCGCCGAACCGGAGCGGACGAACGGCAAGCGCGCCCCCGGCGAGACCAAGTCCGACGCGGGTGTCCGGGCCGTCCTCCTTCCGGGTTTCCTCCACAAGGAGGTACGGCAGCACCTCGCCTGGTTCGCCGAGAAGGGGCCCGAAGGGTTGGTCTTCGTGGGTGAGAAGGGCGCTCCCTTCCGGCGCACCTCGTTCGGCCGTAAGTGGCGTCGGGCCCGCATCGCCGCCGAGCTTCCGGACGGCTTCCGCTTCTACGACCTTCGTCACACCGGACACACGCTCTCGACCCGTTCGGGTGCCACGCTCAAGGACACGATGGTCCGCGCCGGACAGTCCTCCGAGAAGGCCGCGCTGATCTATCAGCACTCCGACGAGGAGCGACAGCGTGACTTGGCGGCCGGCCTCGACGACCTGGTCCGCGCCGAACGTGCGAAGCACCACAAGGGCAAGGATCACGACCCCGCGCACCACAACGAGAAGCCCACGGGCAGCTAGCTGCGCCCTTATGGTGCGGATGTGGTGCGCGCCCAGCTAACCGGTCTAGACAACAAAGAACCCCCAGGTCATCGACCTGGGGGTTTCGCATGGAGCGGGTGACGAGAATCGAACTCGCGCTCTCAGCTTGGGAAGCTGATGTTCTACCATTAAACTACACCCGCGTAAGACGCCGGTCAGGACCGGTGTCGGAACGCTCCGTCACTCTACCTCATGCCAGGCCCCAGGCGCTGAAGCCCCGGGGTCTGAGGGCGTTTCAAGGGGGAGGGATCCGGCTACCCGAGGCTGGAGTTGGGGCGTACGGTGGTGCGGTGCAAGTGGGCCGGGCGGGGTCGGAGTGCCGCCTGCGAGGTCGTTCTGTTCGTCCCGTAATGTGGCTTTCGGTGTCCGGCGAGCAGCAGCCGGACGCGGCTCTTGGGGAAGGGACTACAGGACTTGATGGAGCGCACCGTCGTCCGTTGTGCCGATGGGCACGTGTTCAGCACCGCTTCGTTCCCGATGCAGCAGGCCTTGCGGCTCGGTCCCGGGCGGCTCGTCCGGTGTCCTCGTTGCGCCCGGTTGCGCAACGCCGTACCGGTGACCCTCGACCGGCGTCACCGGGAGGAAGCGGTGGCCGTCGGGGAGCGGTAGGGAACCGACGTGCTCGTGGTTCGGCGCGTGGAGTCGTCCGATGGTGGTGGCTCCGCGCGCCTTGCGTATCCTCGGGACGTGCTTCTCTCAGACAAGGACATCCGGGCCGAGATCGACTCCGGACGGGTACGGATCGCTCCCTACGACGAATCCATGGTGCAGCCGTCGAGCATCGATGTCCGGCTCGACCGGTACTTCCGGGTGTTCGAGAACCACCGGTACCCGCACATCGACCCCTCCGTCGAGCAGGCCGACCTGACCCGGCTCGTGGAGCCCGAGGGTGACGAGCCGTTCATCCTGCACCCCGGCGAGTTCGTGCTGGCGTCGACGTACGAGATCATCTCGCTTCCCGACGACCTCGCCTCCCGGCTGGAGGGCAAGAGCTCTCTCGGGCGGCTCGGGCTGGTCACCCACTCCACCGCCGGCTTCATCGACCCCGGTTTCTCCGGGCACGTGACGCTCGAGCTGTCCAACCTCGCCACGCTGCCGATCAAGCTCTGGCCGGGCATGAAGATCGGCCAGCTGTGCATGTTCCGGCTGACCTCGCCCGCCGAGGCCCCGTACGGCAGCGAGCGGTACGGATCCCGGTACCAGGGCCAGCGCGGCCCGACGGCCTCCCGGTCCTTCATGAACTTCCACCGGACCCAGGTGTGACCGGTCCCGTGGGCGGCGGGAGCGGGCCGGCGCGGGAGAACCTCACCTACGAGCAGTTCGGGACGGCGGTGCGTGAGCTGGCCCAGGCCGTCGCCGACGACGGGTACGTCCCGGACGTCATCCTCAGCATCGCCCGCGGCGGTGTCTTCGTCGCCGGCGGGCTCGCCTACGCCCTCGACTGCAAGAACATCCATCTGGTCAACGTCGAGTTCTATACCGGCGTCGGGACCACGCTGGACATGCCGGTCATGCTCGCGCCCGTCCCCGACGTGATCGACTTCTCCGACAAGAGGGTCCTCATCACCGACGACGTCGCCGACACGGGCAAGACGCTGAAGCTGGTGCGCGACTTCTGCCTGGACGCCGTCGCGGAGGTGCGCAGCGCCGTCGTCTACGAGAAGTCGCAGTCGCTCGTGAAGTGCGAGTACGTGTGGAAGCGGACCGACGACTGGATCAACTTCCCGTGGAGCGTGCTGCCCGTCGTGCGCGGGGCTGGGGAGCCGGTCGCGCCGTCCAGGGAGGCGCTGTGACCTCGGGCTCGGCGGGGTCGCGCACGACGGGCGGGGGAACGTCCGTCACCTCTTGTGCAGCGTTTTGACGCCGTCCGGCTCGAAGTCGTAGACGTAGTCGTTGAGGCGGAGGCCGTCGACCGCGCCGATCCACATGAAGTCGCGGCCCTTGCCCACGGCGACCGTGAGGACGGTCGGCCTGGCGTTGCGGGTCGTGAACGCCGCCTTCAGCGCGGCGAAGGTGCAGCGGGCGGCCTGGGTGCAGCCCGTCGTGGTGCCGGTAGCGCCCGTGAGGTACCAGTAGCCGGTCGTCGTGGCGTCGATGAACGGGCTCCAGGCGTTGGTCACGGGGGACGCGGCCGGCACCCACACCAGCGTGGAGTAGTCGTCGGCGGAGTTCACGTTCGGGTCGATCTCGAGCCTGATGTTCGGCATGTTGGTCGGGCCGCCGTACGTGACGTTCTCGCCGGTCTGGAACACGTGGAAGCCGACCCGCCGCAGCCCCAGCAGTGACTTGCCGTAGAAGTCGACCTCGTTGCCGAAGTCCACTTTCTCGCTGGGCGGCGACAGGGTGGTGGAGTTGTCGGCGACCTCGATGCCGAGGCTGCCCCGGCCGTACGGCGGTCTCGCGGAGGTGCCCGCCACGCCGAAGGAGCCGTACGGACCGTTGCGGAGGGCGGCGACGGGGGAGCCGACCGTGTTGCGGGTGATCACGCCCCAGTGGTCCACCGGGGTCCGGCCGTCATCGGTGCCGGCCGCGGCCGACGCCGGAAGGAACGCGGAGACGAGGGCGACCAGCAGGGCGCCGACGAGCACCGACCAGCGACCTGTGCCGGAGCGACCTGTGCCGGACCGTCCTGCGGTGGACCGTCCTACGGCATAGCGAGCTTTCACGCGTACTCCCCGGGAGACGAGTAGAGGTGGAAGGGAGTGGTCACGTTATCTGACGCTCCGTAGTCATGGTGATGCGACATGCGGCTTATGTGACCTGATTGGGTGCGGATGGGTGGCTGTTCGTCACCTCGTGTGCAGGGGAGTGAGCAAGCCGCCACGGCCCCGCCCCCGGCCCACGAGCGGGGCTGCGCGGAGGGCTGGGCATGCGGGAGGCCCCCGGGACGTCGTCCGCGGGGGCCTCTCGGGGGCGTGCCGGAAGGTGCTGCGTGCTAGAAGGTGCCCAGCTTCACGATCGACAGCAGGGCGATGAGCTGGATCGACGACGCGCCGAGCGCCTTCGGCCACGGGAGGTCGTGGGAGCGGCCGACCATCAGGGTGAGGAGGGCGCCGGCCGCCACCCAGGTCGCCCAGCCCAGCAGCTGGACGAACGAGGCGTCGCCGCCGAAGAACATCGCGACGACGAGACGCGGCGTGTCCGTGAGAGACATGATCAGCATGGAGAGGCCGACCGTGGGCTGCCAGGCGCCGTCTCCGCCGAGCTGGCGGGCCAGGGTGTGGGTGACCACGCCCAGGATGAAGGAGCTGAGCACCATCGCGACGGCCGTCGTCAGGACGATCGGGATGGCGTTGGAGAGGGTCGCGTTGATCGCGTCCTCGCGGGCCCCGTCGAAGCCGAACACGGCGAGCAGTCCGTAGAGGAACGTGACGACGAGGGCGGGGCCCCACATCGTGTAGTCCCGCATTCGGAGGAAGGTCTGCTTGGGGGCGAGGACGATGCCCTTGATCAGTTCCTTCCAGTGCAGGCGCGGGCCGACGGGTCCGGCCGGGGCCGAGCCGGCGCGGTACGTACCGCCCTGGTCGTACTGGTCGTAGCGGTTGTGCTCGTCGATCGAGAAGGCCTGGGTGTGGCCCGGGTTGTTCGCGGCGTACGGGTCGTGCGGGACACCGCCCGGGGCGCCCGCGCCGGGGGCCCCGTAGGCGTCGCCGCCGAAGTACTCCGGCTCGTCGCCGTTGCGGCCTCCGTGGCCGCGGCCGTCGGCCTGCGGCCACTGGCCGCCGCCCGCGCCGCCGTACTGCGGCCGCTGGGGCGGGTAGGGCTGCTGGGCAGACGGGTAGCCGTAGGACGGCCCCGAGGGACCCGACGGCCCTGAGGGGCCTGCCGGGCCCGAGGGCCGCGGCGGTCCCTGGGGCGCCTGCTGCCCGTACGGAGGGTGTTGCGGTCGCGTTTGCGGGGCGCGGTTGTCCCGGCCGCCGCGTCCGATCCTGAATCCAGCCACGCCTTCGAACGTACCTGGTCCCGTCGGGTGACGTGCCGGGGCCGCCGTCGGCGGACGGCTTTGCTGCCGAGCTGTGACATCCCCTAAGGGGAGCAACGGTGCTGGAGGCAGGGGTTGTTCAGGGGTTGTTCAGGGCTCTGCCCCAGGGGTCGTCGACCGGGGCGCCGAGAGGGGTGTGAGGCGGGTGGGGAGGGGGCGCCCAGGGGAGCGGAGGGGGCGCCCAGGGGAGCGGAGGGGGTGGGGAGGTCGGGAACGGGGTCGCCCCCGCGTCCGGGGGGTGAGACGCGGGGGCGACGGTACGGCCGTTCGGGTCACTTCGCCGGCTGCGGCTCCGGCTCGATCTCGGTCTGCGCGTCGCCCGCGGGGGGCTCGTCGTCGAACGGGGTCTTGACCGACTCCAGCAGGAGCTGGGAGACGTCCACGACCTGGACGGACTCCTTGGCCTTGCCCTCGTTCTTCTTGCCGTTGACCGAGTCGGTCAGCATGACCAGGCAGAACGGGCAGGCCGTGGAGACGATGTCGGGGTTGACGGAGAGGGCTTCGTCGACGCGCTCGTTGTTGATGCGCTTGCCGATCCGCTCCTCCATCCACATCCGCGCGCCGCCGGCGCCGCAGCAGAAGCCGCGTTCCTTGTGGCGGTGCATCTCCTCGTTGCGCAGGCCCGGGACGCTCGCGATGATGTCGCGCGGCGGGGTGTAGATCTTGTTGTGCCGGCCCAGGTAGCAGGGGTCGTGGTAGGTGATGATGCCCTCGACCGGGGTGACCGGGATGAGCTTGCCCTCGTCCACCAGGTGCTGGAGCAGCTGGGTGTGGTGGATGACCTCGTAGTCGCCGCCGAGCTGGGGGTACTCGTTGCCGATGGTGTTGAGGCAGTGCGGGCAGGTGGCGACGATCTTCTTGGCCGACTTCGGCTTGGCGGACTCCGGCACGACCTTGCCGTCGTCGTCCAGCTCCTCGCCGAACGCCATGTTCAGCGCCATGACGTTCTCCATGCCGAGCTCCTGGAACAGGGGCTCGTTGCCGAGGCGGCGGGCGGAGTCGCCGGTGCACTTCTCGTCGCCGCCCATGATCGCGAACTTGACGCCCGCGATGTGCAGCAGTTCGGCGAAGGCCTTGGTGGTCTTCTTGGCGCGGTCCTCGAGGGCGCCGGCGCAGCCGACCCAGTAGAGGTACTCGACCTCGGAGAGGTCCTCGATGTCCTGGCCGACGACCGGCACCTCGAAGTCAACTTCCTTGAGCCACTCCAGGCGCTGCTTCTTGGCCAGGCCCCAGGGGTTGCCCTTCTTCTCCAGGTTCTTGAGCATCGTGCCCGCCTCGGACGGGAACGCGGACTCGATCATCACCTGGTAGCGGCGCATGTCGACGATGTGGTCGACGTGCTCGATGTCCACCGGGCACTGCTCGACGCAGGCGCCGCAGGTGGTGCAGGACCACAGGACGTCGGGGTCGATGACGCCGTTCTCCTCGGCGGTGCCGATCAGCGGGCGCTCGGCCTCGGCGAGGGCGGCCGCGGGGACGTCCTTGAGCTGCTCCTCGCTCGCCTTCTCGTCGCCCTCCATCGTCTTGCCGCCGCCGGCCAGCAGGTAGGGGGCCTTGGCGTGCGCGTGGTCCCGCAGGGACATGATGAGGAGCTTGGGGGAGAGCGGCTTGCCGGTGTTCCAGGCGGGGCACTGCGACTGGCAGCGGCCGCACTCGGTGCAGGTGGAGAAGTCCAGCAGGCCCTTCCACGAGAACTGCTCGACCTGGGAGACGCCGAAGACGTCGTCGTCGCCGGGGTCGGTGAAGTCGATCGGCTTGCCGCCGGAGGTCATCGGCAGGAGCGCGCCGAGGGAGGTGGCGCCGTCGGCGTTGCGCTTGAACCAGATGTTGGGGAACGCCAGGAAGCGGTGCCAGGCGACGCCCATGTC encodes:
- a CDS encoding ATP-binding protein translates to MAYMIDRYPSEDSPRLGAMTLYPVAESAALSRRWFRKFIAPYNPACSVDDCVLMISELVTNAIRYGESDEVWRVRVEWFREGASLKVDVHNAGFPARVRLRRPDAADAHGRGLLLVDSIADSWHCGPSRFGGTVVSFVMADAWPS
- a CDS encoding GntR family transcriptional regulator, translated to MAYEVEAPKYVRLAQTIQGRIEDGTYPPGSKVPSENQLVQAFGMSRPTVVRALELLKRDGWLESRQGYGTIVRGRPAVVEQKDRRGREALERDESQSPGRLVVVDQVPIPARVASLLGLPHRAKILMRRFLVEEDGEAVELVSSYFPAGLVEGTELESSEPLAVGVREHLEGRKKVRFDHVTERVSARMPDAGEAELLGLPGGVPVLSVLVVARDAAGQALQVSDVVLPADSQELEDTYRLN
- a CDS encoding SCO3933 family regulatory protein, which produces MRVIRVDASTATILLTEAPAPKVRDRQTGEIAKDAVSGEALMTVGVVFIDEGDSSLIQVTVPESGVTEGLTVGAPVSLPGLIARPWESVFNGQQRHGIAFRATAIAPGAFPVPVAQAG
- a CDS encoding FtsK/SpoIIIE domain-containing protein; the encoded protein is MTDLITLAELGAPLAAIGGAAYVRHTNPAAYWSTVGLPVSVARLLASYSSTMDACGLTVEPSRLRVLAIKATSRREIRPVPPRQGIIRPTTTGLRVRLRLAPGQEPADVAASAERLRHAWGVHGVYVREVKPGVVELRLIGFDVLRKVRMPRRTDSGFLRVPVALREDATAFLRDYRAVPHGLVLGATLSGKSMYLRNLITGLARQPVALVGIDCKRGVELAPFASRFTALATEPDEAAALLPVLVKEMEDRYDVIKARQGIAPGTRDEEITSDIWGLPESERPTPIVLFVDEVAELFLVASRKDEERRDEMVTHLIRLAQLGRAAGIYLEVCGQRFGAELGKGATMLRAQLTGRVCHRVNDEASAKMALGDIAPEAVDASCAIAAELPGLAVAGDTSGGWSRIRTPYLSLAAAAATCRETAHLASDIPALAPFRPHVPPVALDRPEPVPAARLASDTPGD
- a CDS encoding DUF2637 domain-containing protein; this encodes MRTPGIRIDPILIQAAIAAALSFAHLHDLAAAAGQDGWKAWAYPISVDLLLVAAWRRLRSGTAKAAGWCWFVVALAASLGANVATAGLLDLGDVPAWLRILVAGWPAVAFLGGTLLAHGTPERDETPVSEQDETPAPRVTPTAPELPAADPQPATPPAAAPVPPALVALARKVADDHRTRTGTDIDTPTLRTRLGVPLPLAEAIAAQLT
- a CDS encoding mobile element transfer protein, translated to MPANRRFRRVVRIGPVQVGTAYDGRGREKHTAVCTAPRCGFSNDYDTRAAAELAARTHRCRVR
- a CDS encoding SpdD protein, giving the protein MFRPKLPDVPTPPPTLIPQQHHQHNPAPTAAGRSLSPYAGPVAAVLVGGVVLTALLAAVAITAISVAIAAVVLRSLLNNANRR
- a CDS encoding replication initiator gives rise to the protein MLASLGTMPELARQLSGLGGCTHPVRLDGHRTEYAVDTATGEIGRALHHLDSTALPAGQLLIRCNNRRATRCPACAETYRRDTYHLITAGLRGGKGTSDQVATHPRVFATFTAPGFGPVHNRRTDGRPCRCGARHNENDSTLGTPLDPDRYDYEAAVLWNAHAGHLWRRFSIYLRREIAKRAGLTQRTFRDHARVSFAKVAEYQKRGAVHFHAVIRIDGPEGGDTTPPTWATAELLTDAVQAAATAARVDGPTIDGRAHTFTFGRQLDVRTIRSADFDDGQDLTERAVASYIAKYATKGAETATGTLDRPLKFLAELAQARISDHARRMIRVAWTLGARPELAELRLRAWAHMLGFRGHFSTRSRRYSTTLGALRTARADWRRAQVAAVVETEPTETTLVLSHWVFAGTGLSRAEAWLSASLEPAPGTEGEPTE
- a CDS encoding excisionase family DNA-binding protein produces the protein MTDRYLSVDQVAELFGTTARFPRRLIEERRIRYVKVGRHVRIPESAVEEFIQSRTVEPIRLRRTVLRRAA